The following are encoded in a window of Planctomycetota bacterium genomic DNA:
- a CDS encoding alkaline phosphatase, translating to AVPFVMPDLDVLSRAAIETLEQDDDGFFLMVENGSVDSAAHANDLPRMVEEQLSFNRSVDAVIDWIETESSWDETLLIITTDHANGLFLGNDSATEYFDAPDAVGVGELPEGIWWSTEHTNELIPLWSRGPGSELFADFLSTEVDDRRGQFIDNTNVYSVMSTVIPEPTTASLLAIAGVSVLRRRR from the coding sequence GCCGTGCCGTTCGTCATGCCCGACCTCGACGTGCTCAGCCGCGCTGCGATCGAAACGCTCGAGCAGGACGACGACGGCTTTTTCCTGATGGTCGAGAACGGCAGCGTCGACTCGGCCGCCCACGCCAACGACCTGCCGCGGATGGTCGAGGAGCAGCTCTCGTTCAACCGCTCGGTCGATGCGGTCATCGACTGGATTGAGACCGAGAGCTCGTGGGACGAGACGCTGCTGATCATCACCACCGACCACGCCAACGGCCTGTTCCTCGGCAACGACTCGGCCACCGAGTACTTCGACGCCCCCGACGCCGTCGGTGTGGGTGAGCTGCCCGAGGGCATCTGGTGGAGCACCGAGCACACCAACGAGCTCATCCCCCTCTGGAGCCGCGGCCCTGGCAGCGAGCTGTTCGCCGACTTCCTCAGCACCGAAGTCGACGATCGCCGCGGCCAGTTCATCGACAACACCAACGTCTACAGCGTCATGAGCACCGTCATCCCCGAACCGACGACGGCCTCGCTGCTGGCAATCGCCGGCGTCAGCGTGCTGCGTCGTCGTCGGTGA
- a CDS encoding DNA starvation/stationary phase protection protein, translated as MNPITRNPLSEEHAKTVGSCLQMMLPKLTDLGLAAKQLHWNVVGAEFLSVHEKLDEVVDTARNGADTVAERMVQLGQPADGRANKVVEDGKLSESLPTGFVSVPDGLTLICDRLIDAVKTNRRAIEGVGELDPLTEDHLIAIGQELEEQLWMLQAMEAK; from the coding sequence ATGAACCCCATCACACGCAATCCACTGTCAGAAGAGCACGCCAAGACGGTCGGATCGTGCCTGCAGATGATGCTGCCCAAGCTCACCGACCTCGGCCTCGCGGCCAAGCAGCTTCACTGGAATGTCGTCGGGGCCGAGTTCCTCAGCGTCCATGAGAAGCTCGACGAGGTCGTCGACACCGCGCGGAACGGCGCGGACACCGTGGCCGAGCGGATGGTTCAGCTCGGTCAGCCGGCCGACGGGCGTGCGAACAAGGTCGTCGAAGACGGCAAGCTCAGCGAGTCGCTGCCGACCGGCTTCGTCAGCGTCCCCGACGGCCTGACGCTCATCTGCGACCGCCTCATCGACGCCGTCAAGACCAACCGTCGAGCGATCGAAGGCGTCGGCGAGCTCGATCCGCTGACGGAGGACCATCTCATCGCCATTGGGCAGGAGCTCGAGGAGCAGCTCTGGATGCTCCAGGCGATGGAAGCCAAGTAG
- a CDS encoding alpha/beta hydrolase-fold protein, with protein MRSFFVLCLLVLAVPTRADVEQHRVPSAAFDAERTVRVWTPPDNVEPVGVLFMHDAQNLFDPKSASFGVAWEVDEAMARLVGDGTVPPLLVVGIDHGGKQRIAELTHEPDPSFNGGGRGETYATFVLDELVPWVEATFDVTCDPATTYIGGSSLGGLMSLQLAHDHPGRFAGVIAMSPSLWWNDTALLDAIAADASAFEGVRVWLDVGTKEGRGVEVHIANLRRLAGVLEAAGVAYEVMIDADHPNHNEAAWAARFPAAVTFVTDDDAAR; from the coding sequence ATGCGATCGTTCTTTGTCCTCTGCCTGCTCGTCCTTGCCGTGCCCACCCGGGCTGACGTCGAGCAGCATCGAGTTCCGTCGGCCGCGTTCGATGCCGAGCGGACGGTTCGCGTTTGGACGCCGCCTGACAACGTCGAGCCGGTCGGCGTGCTGTTCATGCACGACGCGCAGAACCTGTTCGATCCGAAGTCCGCGTCGTTCGGCGTCGCGTGGGAGGTCGACGAAGCGATGGCCCGACTCGTCGGTGACGGCACAGTCCCGCCGCTGCTGGTCGTCGGCATTGACCATGGCGGAAAGCAACGCATCGCCGAACTCACCCACGAGCCCGACCCGAGCTTCAACGGCGGCGGCCGGGGCGAGACCTACGCGACGTTCGTCCTCGACGAACTGGTGCCGTGGGTCGAAGCGACGTTCGACGTCACTTGCGACCCGGCCACGACCTACATCGGCGGGTCGTCGCTCGGTGGCCTCATGTCGCTGCAACTCGCCCACGACCACCCGGGCCGATTCGCCGGCGTCATCGCGATGAGCCCGTCGCTCTGGTGGAACGACACCGCCCTGCTCGACGCGATTGCGGCCGACGCATCGGCATTCGAGGGCGTGCGTGTCTGGCTCGACGTCGGCACCAAGGAAGGCCGAGGCGTCGAGGTGCACATCGCCAACCTCCGCCGCCTCGCCGGCGTCCTCGAAGCCGCCGGCGTGGCGTACGAGGTCATGATCGACGCCGACCACCCGAACCACAACGAAGCTGCCTGGGCCGCGCGGTTTCCGGCAGCCGTGACGTTCGTCACCGACGACGACGCAGCACGCTGA